The following proteins are co-located in the Desulfoscipio sp. XC116 genome:
- a CDS encoding N-acetylmuramoyl-L-alanine amidase family protein yields the protein MFRTKNLIMLITVVAFWVLYVPQAFAGVDVCVDGEPVNFDVQPIVDASSNRTLVPFRQIFEALGAKVWFDSGINAAFGQKDDLTIKLPINQKAAYKNNSQIQLDVAAQVVNGRTMVPLRFIGESLGCRVDAHGTSAGLKVDITWINSGQSDNLRTLKEINTESNDLELLLELDVEDGDNRIFKLGNPDRLVIDLPNTTNQADELIRLEDKLLSSIRTGQLDNTTTRVVLDLTGVVDYQAEENNDSLIIRLEYPGQSSSDATDPAEPTGPDDATTPTETNDPADQPQAPELDDKLIILDAGHGGKDVGAVGYSGKYEKDLVFDITNQLKTALENEGYTVILTRSDDSFVSLEERVDIADRTNAFAFISIHANSAANSSVEGLEVFKYYGSDPKLAQDMLDSILMQTGQVNRKVKEAGFYVIKNTLMPAILIETGFISNPKEEDFLWDPENQKDIVRGIVEGIIKYQR from the coding sequence ATGTTTCGAACTAAAAACTTAATAATGTTGATAACAGTTGTGGCTTTTTGGGTGCTGTATGTTCCGCAAGCTTTTGCCGGCGTTGATGTTTGCGTAGATGGAGAACCGGTAAACTTTGATGTCCAGCCAATAGTAGATGCCTCATCCAACAGGACTCTTGTGCCGTTCAGACAAATATTTGAGGCCTTGGGCGCGAAGGTGTGGTTTGACAGCGGCATAAATGCCGCTTTTGGCCAGAAGGATGACCTTACTATCAAGCTTCCTATAAATCAAAAAGCAGCTTATAAAAACAATAGTCAAATTCAGCTGGATGTGGCGGCCCAGGTGGTTAATGGCCGCACTATGGTACCGTTGCGGTTTATTGGTGAATCACTGGGGTGTCGTGTGGATGCGCATGGCACATCGGCAGGTTTAAAAGTTGATATAACCTGGATAAACTCCGGTCAGTCGGACAACTTGCGAACGTTAAAAGAAATAAATACTGAATCAAATGATCTGGAGTTGCTGTTAGAACTAGATGTTGAAGATGGGGATAACAGAATTTTTAAGCTCGGCAATCCTGATCGCCTGGTTATTGATTTGCCGAATACCACCAACCAAGCGGATGAATTAATTAGACTTGAGGATAAATTGCTTTCATCGATTAGGACAGGCCAGTTAGACAATACCACCACTCGTGTTGTTTTAGATTTAACTGGTGTAGTGGATTATCAGGCGGAAGAAAATAATGATTCATTAATAATTAGGCTTGAGTACCCCGGCCAATCATCATCCGATGCAACTGATCCAGCCGAACCAACTGGGCCGGATGATGCAACCACGCCGACCGAGACAAACGACCCTGCTGATCAGCCCCAAGCGCCGGAGCTTGACGATAAATTAATCATTCTTGACGCCGGGCATGGAGGTAAAGACGTAGGGGCCGTTGGATATTCGGGAAAATATGAAAAAGACCTGGTATTTGATATAACCAATCAACTTAAAACTGCGTTGGAAAACGAAGGTTATACGGTGATTTTAACCAGGTCGGACGATAGTTTTGTGTCCTTGGAAGAACGGGTAGATATAGCCGACCGTACCAATGCCTTTGCTTTTATCAGTATCCATGCGAATAGTGCGGCTAATTCTTCGGTTGAGGGACTTGAAGTTTTCAAATACTATGGTTCCGATCCCAAGCTGGCTCAAGATATGCTGGATTCGATACTTATGCAAACCGGACAAGTCAATAGAAAAGTTAAAGAAGCGGGGTTTTATGTGATTAAGAATACCTTGATGCCCGCTATCCTCATTGAAACCGGGTTTATCAGCAATCCCAAGGAGGAAGATTTTCTTTGGGATCCGGAAAACCAAAAGGATATTGTGCGGGGTATTGTGGAAGGGATAATAAAGTATCAGCGCTAA
- a CDS encoding helix-turn-helix domain-containing protein, translating to MGLSALGDKSFNSPKFNNDVYRQLIEMLLEGKGIRGIMDAIYVKLEQKILLISSAGKVIYYTGYKRSPSVVLTLAFLGMDKCKTCCAEKVPEQINVQIDDSNADCFVIPVLKKGKKIAFLLAVVEGNYLNHQLSEYLQVIAQVLALELDRENHLLLMEQKYKTEFIIDLFLNTDQDKEKLNLVSRAWGRNLSEPHLVFIAAYDISGNDNGKNTHFTQIIKSDLRQFIGENFLHLTYNNMQIILVRLKDVDKLGTVDLMRKVYKKISHEIPAGSKLLFTGQSIFRCDYNLGKGYKEAHYSLQLGLMMAEESAFILFDELGIYGILYDICNNKEIGGQLNNFYEQKIGKLIDYDQQHNTELYNTLIAYVDNNCNNSLTAEKLFIHVNSLRYRINKIEKILKADLSKLECMAEILLALKIYKMQKCLTGNSRED from the coding sequence ATGGGTTTATCGGCGCTAGGCGATAAAAGTTTTAATTCCCCTAAATTTAATAACGATGTTTATAGGCAGTTAATTGAGATGTTATTGGAGGGAAAAGGCATTCGGGGGATCATGGATGCAATTTACGTGAAGCTGGAACAGAAAATTTTATTGATTTCCTCAGCCGGAAAGGTAATTTATTATACCGGCTATAAACGATCTCCCAGTGTTGTCTTGACCCTTGCCTTTTTAGGTATGGACAAATGTAAAACGTGTTGTGCTGAAAAGGTACCTGAACAAATAAATGTACAAATTGATGATAGTAACGCTGATTGTTTTGTCATTCCGGTTTTAAAAAAAGGCAAAAAAATAGCCTTTTTGCTTGCCGTCGTCGAAGGTAACTATCTAAATCACCAGCTTAGCGAGTATCTTCAAGTAATTGCTCAAGTATTAGCCCTGGAGTTGGATCGTGAAAATCATTTGTTATTGATGGAACAGAAATATAAAACGGAATTTATCATAGACCTTTTTTTAAATACAGATCAAGATAAAGAGAAGTTGAACCTGGTATCTCGTGCCTGGGGAAGAAACTTATCCGAGCCGCATCTTGTCTTTATCGCTGCATATGATATTTCCGGTAATGATAACGGTAAAAATACGCATTTCACGCAAATTATAAAAAGTGATTTGCGACAATTTATTGGTGAAAACTTTTTGCACTTGACATACAATAATATGCAAATTATTTTAGTCCGATTAAAGGATGTAGATAAGCTGGGCACCGTTGATTTAATGAGAAAAGTTTACAAAAAAATAAGCCATGAAATTCCTGCAGGGTCTAAACTGCTTTTTACCGGTCAGTCCATATTCAGATGTGACTATAATCTAGGGAAGGGTTATAAAGAAGCTCATTATTCTTTACAGCTCGGATTGATGATGGCGGAAGAGAGTGCTTTTATTTTATTTGATGAACTTGGCATCTATGGTATTTTGTATGATATATGTAATAACAAGGAAATCGGCGGCCAACTGAATAATTTTTACGAGCAAAAAATAGGGAAGCTAATTGATTATGACCAACAGCATAATACCGAATTATATAACACCTTAATTGCTTATGTGGATAATAATTGCAATAACTCTTTGACTGCTGAAAAATTATTTATTCATGTCAATTCTCTGCGCTACAGAATTAATAAAATTGAAAAAATACTTAAAGCAGACTTGTCCAAGTTAGAATGCATGGCCGAAATATTGTTGGCACTTAAAATTTATAAAATGCAAAAATGCTTAACCGGTAATTCCCGGGAGGATTAA
- a CDS encoding sigma 54-interacting transcriptional regulator has protein sequence MLSAACTSSDNFPKPDVYFNVKNKRKAGSSTVKKQNFTHGEDAYGLWITDGRGYNIAASKGYETISGLEARDFIGLHMSEMVKQRVLDNSVTLKVLTEKKSLIIPQTILTNKRKLIAYGTPIYDQGGDIIFVVTTVKPDVNLNGLKNNIHTQVYIDGIGKIVSKSSAMQDVLAKASRAACYNSTVIITGESGVGKEVIAKLIHHLSPRGNGPFIKINAGAIPPELFESELFGYKAGAFTGAARGGKKGLAQAAHKGTLFLDEIGELTKSMQVKLLRLLQEREYLPIGALQPEKVNVRFIAATNRNLHKLVDQGKFREDLFYRLNVIPINIPPLRERPEDICSLINHFFQKLNMNFTVEKTFTSDAMSSLVSYNWPGNVRELENLIERLVVFYPNTTVNGSIIQEELGLLNLTPGLDINKSEFTNLPNAVQEFERKLIIKFLSLSNSNSFEDIAKELGIHRTTLIRKLQKYNINI, from the coding sequence ATGTTATCCGCCGCATGCACTTCTTCAGATAATTTTCCTAAACCCGATGTTTACTTTAACGTTAAAAACAAAAGAAAAGCCGGTTCTTCCACCGTAAAAAAACAAAATTTCACTCACGGGGAAGATGCTTACGGGTTGTGGATAACCGACGGCAGGGGTTATAATATCGCAGCCAGTAAAGGGTATGAAACAATAAGCGGCTTGGAAGCAAGAGATTTTATCGGCTTGCATATGAGCGAAATGGTCAAACAAAGGGTACTTGATAATTCGGTAACCCTTAAGGTGCTTACGGAGAAGAAATCTTTAATTATCCCCCAGACCATTTTAACTAATAAGAGAAAGTTAATCGCATACGGCACACCTATATATGATCAAGGCGGTGACATAATTTTTGTAGTTACTACTGTAAAACCCGATGTCAATTTAAACGGCCTAAAGAATAATATCCATACCCAGGTTTACATTGACGGAATAGGAAAAATAGTCTCCAAGAGCTCGGCCATGCAAGACGTATTGGCCAAAGCCAGCCGGGCGGCCTGCTATAACTCCACGGTAATTATCACCGGTGAATCGGGTGTAGGGAAAGAGGTTATAGCCAAATTAATTCACCATTTAAGCCCGCGCGGCAACGGCCCTTTTATTAAGATTAATGCAGGGGCAATCCCACCGGAGCTGTTTGAATCAGAACTATTCGGGTACAAAGCCGGAGCGTTTACCGGAGCCGCCCGCGGCGGCAAAAAAGGTCTGGCCCAAGCCGCTCATAAGGGCACTCTTTTTCTCGATGAAATCGGTGAGCTAACAAAATCAATGCAGGTAAAACTATTAAGATTGCTACAGGAGCGAGAATACCTGCCCATAGGGGCGCTACAACCGGAGAAAGTAAATGTAAGATTCATTGCTGCAACAAATCGTAATCTGCATAAGCTTGTTGACCAGGGTAAATTCCGAGAGGATTTGTTTTACCGGTTAAATGTAATTCCCATTAATATACCACCGCTACGCGAAAGGCCCGAAGATATTTGCTCACTGATCAATCACTTTTTCCAAAAGCTAAATATGAATTTTACGGTCGAAAAGACTTTTACATCCGATGCCATGTCCTCATTGGTTTCTTATAACTGGCCAGGTAATGTTCGGGAATTGGAAAATTTAATTGAGCGGCTTGTTGTATTTTATCCAAATACAACAGTTAACGGTAGTATTATTCAAGAAGAGTTAGGCCTATTAAATTTAACTCCTGGATTGGATATTAATAAATCAGAGTTTACAAACTTACCAAATGCGGTACAGGAATTTGAAAGGAAATTAATCATAAAATTTTTGTCTTTAAGCAATAGTAATTCCTTCGAGGATATAGCCAAAGAACTGGGTATTCACCGTACTACATTAATTCGCAAATTGCAAAAATACAATATCAATATATAA